One stretch of Cohnella algarum DNA includes these proteins:
- a CDS encoding phospholipid carrier-dependent glycosyltransferase, which produces MDGRMLGDSSPFGWGGYGASRERNDRRWKRLDFLLIAILTLFAALTSLIDLGNRSAAQTFWKPGSAGEGFIVDFGDVRKVDRINLYEGPGATGESKIESSADGTNWEPYLTVEHKTNRVFTWKHEDKSVEARYMRFTTVRTGFRLYEAGFFAKENETPLAIAGITPLESANPDAEGSGDLVFDEQSEVPYRPDYRNGMYFDEIYHGRTAYEFIEQMEPYENTHPPLGKWLLSWGVEWFGMTPYGWRFMAAICGTAMVPLFYAVAKGMFGRTRYAFLATLLLVLEGFRLVHSRMANVDIFGVTFTIAMYYAMYRFGQSAWRGGRIAPSVGWLALSGFFFGCAASVKWNYLYGGAGLAILFAFALYRRWREHRLQRERGYFKRLMAVLLAAVLFFVVVPVGVYAVSYIPFVKATKADDAVNAKDLWQFQKNMYHYHEGVKEEHPYSSKWYTWPEMLRPVWYYGGKDLPAGQAQSIAAIGNPLIWWIGLLAMLASWAIGLARRDKVVLTIAVMYLSFYVPWMVAPRSITFLYHYFPMVPLLILSIVWMLRWLEDNFAFGRKATALTVGGAAVLFVWFYPVFTGMTISREWMNIALRWLPSWGF; this is translated from the coding sequence ATGGATGGGAGAATGCTTGGCGATTCGTCGCCGTTTGGCTGGGGCGGCTACGGCGCTTCCCGGGAACGGAACGATCGCCGGTGGAAGCGGCTCGATTTTCTTTTAATTGCCATTTTAACTCTTTTTGCCGCTTTGACTTCATTAATCGATCTCGGCAACCGCTCGGCGGCCCAAACGTTTTGGAAGCCCGGCTCGGCCGGCGAAGGCTTTATCGTCGATTTCGGAGACGTTCGGAAGGTAGACCGCATCAATTTGTACGAAGGACCCGGAGCGACCGGGGAGAGCAAAATCGAATCCTCGGCCGACGGGACGAACTGGGAACCGTACTTAACCGTCGAGCATAAAACGAACCGCGTGTTCACGTGGAAGCACGAGGACAAATCGGTCGAAGCCCGCTACATGCGATTTACGACGGTGAGGACGGGGTTCCGGCTGTACGAAGCCGGCTTTTTCGCGAAAGAGAACGAAACCCCTCTCGCGATCGCCGGAATCACGCCGCTCGAAAGCGCAAACCCGGATGCCGAGGGCAGCGGCGATCTCGTGTTCGACGAGCAGTCCGAGGTGCCTTACCGTCCCGACTACCGCAACGGCATGTACTTCGACGAAATTTATCACGGGCGGACGGCTTATGAATTTATCGAGCAAATGGAACCCTATGAAAATACGCACCCTCCGCTCGGAAAATGGCTTCTTTCGTGGGGGGTCGAATGGTTCGGCATGACCCCGTACGGCTGGCGGTTTATGGCCGCGATTTGCGGAACCGCCATGGTGCCGTTGTTTTATGCCGTCGCCAAGGGCATGTTCGGACGGACGCGTTACGCTTTTTTGGCTACGCTGCTGCTTGTGCTGGAAGGATTTCGCCTCGTCCACTCGCGGATGGCCAACGTCGATATTTTCGGCGTCACGTTCACCATCGCCATGTATTATGCCATGTACCGGTTCGGCCAATCGGCCTGGCGGGGCGGACGCATCGCGCCTTCGGTCGGCTGGCTGGCCTTGTCCGGCTTCTTCTTCGGCTGCGCCGCGTCGGTCAAATGGAACTATCTGTACGGGGGAGCCGGGCTTGCCATTTTGTTCGCATTCGCGCTTTACCGGCGCTGGCGGGAACACCGTCTGCAACGGGAGCGGGGCTACTTCAAGCGGCTTATGGCCGTCCTGCTCGCGGCGGTGCTGTTTTTCGTCGTCGTTCCGGTCGGCGTTTACGCGGTCTCTTACATCCCGTTCGTGAAGGCGACGAAGGCGGACGACGCGGTAAACGCGAAGGATCTGTGGCAATTCCAGAAAAACATGTACCACTACCACGAAGGGGTCAAGGAGGAGCATCCTTACTCGTCGAAGTGGTACACATGGCCGGAAATGCTGCGGCCCGTCTGGTATTACGGAGGCAAGGATCTGCCGGCCGGACAGGCCCAAAGCATCGCCGCGATCGGCAATCCGCTGATCTGGTGGATCGGACTGCTCGCCATGCTGGCCTCGTGGGCGATCGGCTTGGCGCGGCGGGACAAGGTCGTGCTGACGATCGCGGTCATGTATTTGTCTTTTTACGTGCCGTGGATGGTCGCTCCGCGAAGCATCACGTTCCTGTATCATTATTTCCCGATGGTGCCGCTGCTCATCTTGTCCATCGTCTGGATGCTCCGGTGGCTGGAGGACAATTTCGCGTTCGGGCGGAAAGCGACGGCGCTGACGGTCGGAGGAGCCGCCGTTTTGTTCGTCTGGTTTTACCCGGTGTTCACCGGCATGACGATCAGCAGGGAATGGATGAACATCGCGCTTCGCTGGCTGCCGAGCTGGGGATTTTAG
- a CDS encoding glycosyltransferase family 2 protein codes for MGRAVFLSVVVPMYNEEEVIETTYRRMTQALENLGETYELVFVNDGSRDRTANIVRDLGKSDDRVKLVDFSRNFGHQIAVTAGMDYASGRVVVLIDADLQDPPELIPDMVALWRQGYDVVYGKRTVRKGESWFKKTTASLFYRTLHAMTSVSIPLDTGDFRLMDRKVCDAIGSMRERSRFIRGMVSWAGFRQTALEYVREERFAGETKYPLRKMIRLSLDAITSFSTKPLKFAGILGFVMSAAGFVYLIVVLCQRIFTDTTIQGWTSTIVISLLFHGITLSLLGVLGEYIGRTYEEAKRRPLYLVADTFNLERGEEESDSGRERRREEEPVGRGMRD; via the coding sequence ATGGGCCGTGCCGTTTTTCTATCGGTCGTCGTGCCGATGTACAACGAGGAAGAAGTCATTGAAACGACGTATCGGCGGATGACGCAGGCGTTGGAAAATTTGGGCGAAACGTACGAGCTGGTGTTCGTCAACGACGGGAGCCGGGACCGTACGGCGAACATCGTGCGCGACTTGGGGAAAAGCGACGACCGCGTGAAGCTGGTCGATTTCTCTCGCAATTTCGGACACCAGATCGCGGTTACGGCCGGCATGGACTATGCTTCGGGCCGGGTCGTCGTCCTGATCGACGCCGATTTGCAGGACCCGCCGGAGCTGATTCCGGACATGGTCGCCCTTTGGCGGCAGGGCTATGACGTCGTCTATGGAAAAAGAACCGTCCGCAAAGGCGAGTCATGGTTCAAAAAAACGACCGCGTCGCTGTTTTACCGGACGCTGCACGCGATGACTTCGGTCAGCATTCCGCTCGACACGGGAGACTTCCGCCTGATGGACCGGAAAGTGTGCGACGCGATCGGCAGCATGCGGGAGCGCAGCCGGTTCATTCGCGGAATGGTGAGCTGGGCCGGGTTTCGCCAGACGGCGCTGGAATACGTGCGCGAGGAGCGGTTCGCCGGCGAGACGAAATATCCGCTGAGGAAAATGATCCGCCTGTCGCTGGACGCGATTACGTCGTTCTCGACGAAGCCGCTGAAATTCGCCGGCATTCTCGGCTTCGTCATGTCCGCGGCAGGGTTCGTTTATCTGATCGTCGTGCTTTGCCAGCGCATTTTTACGGATACGACGATTCAGGGCTGGACGTCGACGATCGTCATCAGCCTGCTGTTTCACGGCATTACGCTTTCGCTCTTGGGCGTGCTGGGCGAGTATATCGGCCGAACGTACGAAGAAGCGAAGCGGCGGCCGCTTTATTTGGTGGCGGATACGTTCAATCTGGAACGCGGAGAAGAGGAGAGCGACTCCGGCCGCGAACGGCGGCGGGAGGAAGAACCGGTCGGCCGCGGCATGCGGGATTAG
- a CDS encoding asparaginase — MCEWCGHDHEDEFPADVPLVVTTRGGRPENRHRGRISVVRTDSGEELEAFGDTKARAFIRSTGKPMQAIEPLLGGVAEAFGWEDRHLAMLAASHRGHPAQMAALDDMLAKSGVPEEAYVFGAGAPINVRSRDEWARGGGAPRKAFHTCAGKHLGMLAWCKLQGWPLAGYERPEHPAQRRILRRVRDWLGAGEAETATGKDGCGLPVVAVPLWRVALGYGRLACPDAAPDREAAEAVAKVTAAMNRCPELVEGSGRLASLLLADPNVVAKSGAQGLFAFGLRKERIGVAIHLSDGSEASWGPIVISLLERLGGVSEATMETLRERFPRSFENDAGAVAGTRDVVF; from the coding sequence ATGTGCGAATGGTGCGGGCACGATCATGAAGACGAATTTCCCGCCGACGTCCCCCTTGTCGTAACGACGAGAGGCGGCCGGCCCGAAAACAGGCACCGGGGCCGAATCAGCGTCGTCCGGACGGACAGCGGCGAAGAGCTGGAGGCGTTCGGGGACACGAAGGCGAGAGCTTTTATCCGTTCGACGGGCAAGCCGATGCAGGCGATCGAACCGCTGCTGGGCGGCGTCGCGGAAGCTTTCGGCTGGGAGGACCGGCATTTGGCGATGCTGGCCGCCTCGCACCGGGGCCATCCGGCGCAGATGGCGGCGCTGGATGACATGCTGGCCAAGTCGGGCGTGCCCGAGGAGGCCTACGTATTCGGGGCGGGAGCGCCGATCAACGTCCGGTCCCGCGACGAATGGGCGCGCGGCGGCGGCGCTCCGCGCAAAGCGTTTCACACGTGCGCCGGCAAGCATCTCGGCATGCTGGCCTGGTGCAAGCTGCAGGGCTGGCCGCTTGCCGGCTACGAGCGGCCGGAGCATCCCGCGCAGCGGCGGATCCTTCGCCGCGTGCGCGATTGGCTGGGCGCCGGCGAAGCGGAGACGGCGACAGGCAAGGACGGCTGCGGCCTGCCCGTCGTCGCCGTGCCGCTGTGGCGGGTGGCGCTCGGGTACGGGCGCCTCGCCTGCCCGGACGCGGCGCCGGACCGGGAGGCCGCCGAAGCCGTCGCAAAGGTGACGGCGGCGATGAACCGCTGTCCGGAGCTCGTGGAGGGAAGCGGCCGACTGGCCAGCCTGCTGCTCGCCGATCCGAACGTCGTCGCCAAAAGCGGCGCCCAGGGTTTGTTCGCCTTCGGGCTGCGCAAGGAGCGGATCGGCGTGGCGATCCACCTGTCCGACGGCTCGGAAGCGTCTTGGGGGCCGATCGTCATTTCCCTGCTCGAACGGCTGGGCGGCGTTTCGGAAGCGACGATGGAGACGCTCCGCGAGCGGTTCCCCCGTTCGTTCGAGAACGATGCCGGAGCGGTTGCCGGAACGCGGGACGTCGTTTTTTAG
- a CDS encoding AraC family transcriptional regulator, which translates to MPKSPTYHVASNPVLLDPGYEPELAVLFAGESQTRPSHRVGPKIVDYYLFHDVISGRGTFVTEDKSAELRGGHSFLIRPGQLVSYVSDEQEPWHYRWVAFSGKNAANLVAEAGLGPDVPIVDSRGDKKAGERCKKIYEAFRSRRSSASLEAAGHLHLMLAGLQAASEGLRPARLRPDSHAEELVRQIAGYLSTQYAEPVTIEAMAEALGYNRAYLSRIFRRSTGLTPIAFLTRTRVDHGRRLLRERPELTIEQIASSVGFADALYFSKQFRRQYGQSPSDYRTQVR; encoded by the coding sequence ATGCCGAAATCGCCGACATACCATGTGGCATCGAATCCCGTGCTCTTAGATCCCGGTTACGAGCCGGAGCTTGCCGTCCTGTTCGCGGGCGAAAGCCAAACCCGTCCGAGCCATCGGGTCGGACCGAAAATCGTCGATTACTATTTGTTCCATGATGTCATCTCGGGGCGCGGGACATTTGTTACCGAAGATAAGAGCGCGGAGCTGCGGGGCGGACACAGCTTTCTCATTCGGCCCGGGCAGCTGGTCAGTTACGTATCCGACGAGCAGGAACCTTGGCATTATCGCTGGGTCGCGTTTTCGGGAAAAAACGCGGCGAATCTCGTCGCGGAAGCCGGGCTCGGCCCGGATGTTCCGATCGTCGATTCGCGCGGCGACAAAAAAGCGGGGGAACGCTGCAAAAAAATATACGAGGCTTTCCGTTCCAGGAGGTCTTCCGCTTCGCTTGAAGCGGCCGGTCATCTGCACCTCATGCTTGCCGGGCTGCAGGCGGCCTCCGAGGGCTTGCGGCCGGCGCGGCTGAGGCCCGATTCCCATGCCGAGGAGCTGGTGCGCCAGATCGCGGGATATTTGTCCACCCAATACGCGGAGCCGGTGACGATCGAAGCGATGGCCGAGGCGCTCGGGTACAACCGGGCGTATCTTTCCCGAATCTTCCGCCGGAGCACGGGGCTGACGCCGATCGCGTTTCTTACGCGAACGAGAGTGGATCACGGCCGCAGGCTGCTCCGGGAGCGGCCGGAGCTGACGATCGAGCAAATCGCCTCTTCCGTCGGATTCGCCGATGCGCTTTATTTCTCCAAGCAGTTCCGGCGGCAATACGGGCAGTCGCCGAGCGATTACCGGACGCAGGTCCGGTGA
- a CDS encoding galactokinase: MPQISELKREFTQRFGGSEDEIRVFHAPGRVNLIGEHTDYNGGAVFPAALTFGTTLLIRKRGDRQLGLASTNFPLSHAIPVDGIVFKEEDDWMNYPKGIVWELAFRGIGLSTGYDLLFHGEIPNGAGLSSSASIEVVTAYALLIMEGRKADTVEIAVWSQHAENEFVGVKCGIMDQFAVANGKKEHAIHLNCDTLDYELVPFRSGDCKLIIGNTNKRRGLVDSKYNERRSQCEQAVKDLRSVFPELQLLGQLTLEEYRANESRIEDETVRRRARHVAEEIDRVKRSIEVLTRGDLAAFGTLMNASHDSLRDLYEVTGAELDAMVDAAREVPGVLGSRMTGAGFGGCTISLVRDSSVNRFIEEVGAKYEAATGLKPDFYVCDIGDGVREWKGEA, translated from the coding sequence ATGCCGCAAATTTCGGAACTGAAACGGGAGTTTACGCAGCGCTTCGGCGGGAGCGAAGACGAGATTCGCGTTTTTCACGCCCCGGGTCGCGTCAATCTGATCGGGGAGCATACGGATTACAACGGCGGCGCGGTGTTCCCGGCCGCGCTCACGTTCGGGACGACGCTGCTCATTCGCAAGCGCGGCGACCGGCAGCTGGGTCTGGCTTCGACCAACTTTCCGCTTTCGCATGCGATACCGGTCGACGGGATCGTTTTCAAAGAAGAAGACGATTGGATGAACTACCCGAAAGGGATCGTATGGGAATTGGCGTTTCGCGGCATCGGGCTGTCGACGGGCTACGATCTGCTTTTTCACGGGGAAATTCCGAACGGCGCCGGATTGTCCTCCTCCGCGTCGATCGAGGTCGTAACCGCCTACGCGCTTCTGATCATGGAAGGACGCAAGGCCGACACCGTCGAAATCGCCGTCTGGTCGCAGCATGCGGAAAACGAATTCGTCGGCGTCAAATGCGGCATTATGGACCAGTTCGCCGTCGCCAACGGGAAAAAGGAGCACGCGATCCATCTGAACTGCGACACGCTCGACTACGAGCTTGTCCCGTTCCGCTCGGGCGACTGCAAGCTGATTATCGGCAACACGAACAAACGCCGCGGCCTCGTCGATTCCAAATACAACGAGCGCCGCTCCCAGTGCGAGCAGGCGGTCAAGGACCTTCGCTCCGTTTTCCCGGAGCTGCAACTGCTCGGACAGCTGACGCTCGAAGAATACCGGGCGAACGAATCCCGCATCGAAGACGAGACCGTCCGCCGGAGAGCGCGGCACGTCGCGGAAGAAATCGACCGCGTGAAGCGGTCGATCGAGGTGCTGACGCGGGGCGACCTGGCCGCCTTCGGGACGCTGATGAACGCTTCGCACGATTCGCTGCGCGATCTGTACGAAGTCACGGGAGCCGAACTCGACGCGATGGTCGATGCCGCGCGCGAAGTGCCGGGCGTGCTCGGTTCCCGCATGACGGGCGCCGGATTCGGCGGGTGCACGATTTCGCTCGTGCGCGATTCTTCGGTCAACCGGTTCATTGAAGAGGTAGGCGCCAAATACGAGGCGGCAACCGGATTGAAGCCGGACTTTTACGTGTGCGATATCGGCGACGGAGTCCGCGAATGGAAAGGGGAAGCTTAA
- the galE gene encoding UDP-glucose 4-epimerase GalE, giving the protein MAVLVTGGAGYIGSHAVAALLEKGEEVVVVDNLYQGHREAVLGGKLYVGDIRDEAFLDGVFKENEIDGVIHFAANSLVGESMQNPGKYYHNNVYGTLCLLEAMKNADVKRIVFSSTAAAYGEPERVPIDEYDRTLPTNAYGETKLAMEKMIRWFDTAHGVKSVSLRYFNAAGAHDSGKIGEDHNPESHLIPLILQVALGQREAISVFGDDYPTEDGTCIRDYIHVGDLADAHVLALDRLRRGGESGVFNLGVGTGFSVKQVVETVRQVTGHPIPVQIQARRAGDPAVLIASSARARTELGWQPKREKLEQIVSSAWEWHRLHPNGYGKE; this is encoded by the coding sequence ATGGCGGTATTGGTAACCGGCGGGGCCGGCTATATCGGATCGCACGCCGTTGCGGCGCTGCTGGAAAAGGGCGAGGAAGTCGTCGTCGTCGACAATTTGTATCAGGGACACCGGGAAGCGGTTCTCGGCGGCAAGCTGTACGTGGGCGATATTCGAGACGAAGCGTTTCTGGACGGCGTTTTCAAGGAAAACGAAATCGACGGCGTCATTCATTTCGCGGCCAACTCGCTGGTCGGCGAAAGCATGCAGAATCCCGGGAAATATTATCACAACAACGTGTACGGCACGCTCTGCCTGCTCGAAGCGATGAAAAACGCGGACGTGAAGCGCATCGTCTTTTCCTCGACGGCCGCCGCTTACGGCGAACCGGAGCGGGTGCCGATCGACGAGTACGACCGGACGCTGCCGACGAACGCGTACGGCGAAACGAAGCTGGCGATGGAGAAAATGATCCGCTGGTTCGATACGGCGCACGGCGTCAAATCGGTTTCGCTTCGCTACTTCAACGCGGCCGGCGCGCACGACAGCGGCAAAATCGGGGAGGACCACAATCCGGAGTCCCATCTCATTCCGCTCATTTTGCAAGTGGCGCTGGGCCAGCGCGAAGCGATTTCCGTGTTCGGCGACGATTATCCGACCGAAGACGGCACGTGCATCCGCGACTATATTCACGTCGGCGATTTGGCGGACGCGCACGTTCTGGCGCTGGACCGGCTTCGCCGGGGGGGCGAAAGCGGCGTCTTTAACCTGGGGGTTGGAACCGGCTTTTCGGTGAAGCAGGTGGTGGAAACGGTGCGGCAGGTGACCGGCCACCCGATCCCGGTGCAAATTCAGGCCCGCCGGGCCGGCGATCCCGCCGTTCTGATCGCGTCGTCCGCGCGCGCCCGCACGGAACTGGGATGGCAGCCGAAGCGGGAGAAATTGGAGCAAATCGTTTCCAGCGCCTGGGAATGGCATCGGCTTCATCCGAACGGTTACGGAAAGGAATAG
- a CDS encoding UDP-glucose--hexose-1-phosphate uridylyltransferase, producing the protein MNAGTTTSAVPESVGPLIERLVAFALHNRLLEPLDVEAARNALLDLFGLSEPAGAAGEAFDSEAELPDDPVAILEPLLDAAAASGLIPDDTTTYRDLFDARIMGLLMPRPSETVRLFRALAKEQGIQAATDWFYKLNIDSNYIRMDRIRKNGYWLQATEYGELEITVNLSKPEKDPKEIALLKTLPPAHYPKCLLCRENVGYAGRPDHPARQNLRVLPLELQGQPWFFQYSPYVYYNEHSIVFNGEHVPMRITPETFRRLLDFIERMPHYFIGSNADLPIVGGSILNHDHFQAGRHTFPMEKASVRDWVGHSVETGVAGGIVKWPMSVLRLRSDEREPLLRVADRVLQAWREYSDPQADIYAFTGETPHNTITPIARLKDGAYELDLVLRNNRASEEHPDGIFHPHRELHHIKKENIGLIEVMGLAVLPGRLKQELSAIADILTGAASYDQAVVADSGHPLAGHAGWIAELVREHGTSLAPEAAETLLRSAVGHKFRDVLRDAGVYKDDAPGLEAFARFLRTVGFEL; encoded by the coding sequence ATGAATGCTGGGACGACGACGTCCGCCGTGCCCGAGTCCGTCGGACCGTTAATCGAACGCCTCGTCGCGTTCGCTTTGCACAATCGCCTGCTGGAGCCGCTTGACGTCGAGGCCGCGCGCAACGCGCTGCTCGATCTGTTCGGCCTTTCCGAGCCGGCCGGCGCCGCCGGGGAGGCTTTCGACTCCGAAGCTGAGCTTCCGGATGATCCCGTTGCGATCCTGGAGCCGCTGCTCGATGCGGCTGCCGCAAGCGGGCTTATTCCCGACGATACGACGACCTATCGCGACCTGTTCGACGCCCGGATCATGGGGCTGCTTATGCCGAGACCGTCGGAAACGGTTCGCCTCTTTCGCGCGCTTGCGAAGGAGCAGGGCATTCAGGCCGCCACCGATTGGTTTTACAAGCTGAACATCGACTCGAACTACATCCGGATGGACCGCATTCGCAAAAACGGCTACTGGCTCCAAGCGACGGAATACGGCGAATTGGAAATCACGGTCAATCTGTCCAAGCCGGAAAAGGATCCGAAGGAAATCGCGCTGCTGAAGACGCTGCCCCCAGCCCATTATCCGAAATGTCTGCTCTGCCGGGAAAACGTCGGCTACGCGGGCCGTCCCGACCACCCGGCGCGGCAAAATTTGCGGGTGCTGCCGCTTGAGCTGCAAGGGCAGCCCTGGTTTTTCCAGTATTCGCCGTACGTGTACTACAATGAGCACAGCATCGTGTTCAACGGCGAGCACGTTCCGATGCGGATTACGCCGGAGACGTTCCGGCGGCTGCTTGATTTTATCGAGCGGATGCCGCACTACTTTATCGGTTCGAACGCGGACCTGCCGATCGTGGGCGGTTCGATTCTGAACCACGATCACTTCCAGGCCGGACGCCATACGTTCCCGATGGAAAAAGCCTCCGTCCGCGACTGGGTCGGGCATTCCGTCGAAACGGGCGTCGCCGGGGGCATCGTGAAGTGGCCGATGTCGGTCCTGCGGCTTCGCTCGGACGAACGCGAACCGCTGCTGCGCGTCGCGGACCGCGTGCTTCAAGCCTGGCGCGAGTACAGCGATCCGCAGGCGGACATCTACGCGTTTACGGGGGAGACGCCGCACAACACGATCACCCCGATCGCCCGCCTGAAAGACGGAGCCTACGAGCTGGACCTGGTGCTTCGCAACAATCGCGCGAGCGAAGAGCATCCCGACGGCATTTTCCATCCGCATCGGGAGCTCCACCACATCAAAAAAGAAAACATCGGCCTCATCGAAGTGATGGGCTTGGCCGTCCTTCCGGGCCGGCTGAAGCAGGAGTTGTCGGCGATCGCGGACATTCTGACCGGAGCCGCGTCCTACGATCAGGCGGTCGTTGCCGATTCCGGCCATCCGCTCGCGGGGCACGCCGGCTGGATCGCGGAGCTCGTCCGGGAACACGGCACGTCGCTTGCGCCGGAAGCGGCCGAAACGCTGCTGCGATCGGCGGTCGGACACAAGTTCCGCGACGTGCTGCGCGACGCGGGCGTGTACAAGGACGACGCTCCCGGTCTGGAAGCCTTCGCGAGGTTCCTTCGGACCGTCGGGTTCGAGCTGTAA
- a CDS encoding DUF1128 domain-containing protein yields MDLSQPTKENIEYMIEAIKTKLRMASGAAMQASHFQVDRYEDIKDIYDMVESKDRFSISEVEALVSELGKLRG; encoded by the coding sequence ATGGATTTGTCTCAACCCACCAAGGAAAATATCGAATACATGATTGAAGCGATCAAGACGAAGCTGCGCATGGCTTCCGGAGCGGCGATGCAGGCGAGTCACTTTCAGGTCGATCGCTATGAGGACATCAAAGACATCTACGATATGGTCGAGTCCAAAGACCGCTTCAGCATTAGCGAGGTCGAGGCGTTGGTGTCCGAGCTCGGCAAATTGCGGGGCTAG
- the yyaC gene encoding spore protease YyaC — MSDSVKHSTEIAGAAGLDSFFARLAARHPKESVVFICIGTDRSTGDSLGPLTGSMLMEKGFPRVIGTLADPCDADRFEGMLAAVPPDLTIVAIDACLGKPLHVGRFLLADGPLQPARSIGKPLPPVGAYSIAAIVNETGPKPYWTLQTTSLYRVIGMAKEISAAAARHWD; from the coding sequence ATGTCCGATTCCGTCAAGCATTCAACCGAAATCGCGGGCGCGGCCGGATTGGATTCCTTCTTCGCCCGACTGGCCGCGCGGCATCCAAAGGAAAGCGTCGTTTTTATTTGCATCGGCACCGACCGCTCCACGGGAGACAGCCTGGGGCCGCTGACCGGCTCCATGCTCATGGAAAAAGGGTTTCCCCGCGTGATCGGAACGTTGGCCGATCCTTGCGACGCCGACCGGTTCGAAGGAATGCTCGCCGCCGTACCGCCGGACCTGACGATCGTGGCGATCGACGCCTGCCTCGGCAAGCCGCTTCATGTCGGGCGTTTCCTGCTCGCGGACGGGCCGCTGCAGCCGGCGCGTTCGATCGGCAAGCCGCTGCCCCCGGTCGGCGCCTACAGCATCGCGGCGATCGTGAACGAGACGGGACCGAAGCCTTATTGGACGCTGCAAACGACTTCGCTGTACAGGGTCATCGGAATGGCGAAGGAAATTTCGGCGGCGGCGGCCCGTCATTGGGATTAA
- a CDS encoding alpha/beta fold hydrolase: protein MKRQQLKNGLNVAYADEGQGTPVVLLHGFCGSSRYWDDAAALLKTEMRVIAPDARGHGESDASEGPYAMELLAEDVAGLLDELRIPRVVLLGHSMGGYAALAFAETYPERLIGLGLVHSTTFPDDEAGKAGRLKVADRVAKEGVRPFVDELAPKLFAPGHRTSMPEAVERAKTIGYGTSPEGVIGGALGMRERPDRLRTLERIGVPVLLLAGEEDTVVPPEKRFPLAKPNVVRTELKATGHMSMMENPEAFARAVADFVRLAEGAASDV, encoded by the coding sequence ATGAAAAGACAGCAGCTTAAAAACGGACTTAACGTCGCCTACGCCGATGAAGGACAGGGCACCCCTGTCGTCCTGCTTCACGGTTTTTGCGGCAGCAGCCGATATTGGGACGATGCGGCCGCTCTTTTGAAAACGGAAATGCGGGTGATCGCCCCGGATGCGAGAGGCCATGGCGAATCGGACGCCTCCGAAGGGCCCTATGCGATGGAACTGCTCGCCGAGGACGTGGCCGGGCTGCTGGACGAGCTGCGCATTCCGCGCGTCGTCTTGCTCGGTCATTCCATGGGCGGGTACGCGGCCCTCGCATTTGCGGAAACCTATCCGGAGCGCTTGATCGGCCTCGGCCTCGTCCATTCGACGACGTTTCCGGACGACGAAGCCGGGAAGGCCGGCCGCCTCAAAGTCGCCGATCGCGTGGCGAAAGAAGGCGTGCGCCCGTTCGTCGACGAGCTCGCGCCGAAGCTGTTCGCGCCCGGGCATCGGACGTCGATGCCGGAGGCGGTCGAACGCGCCAAAACGATCGGCTACGGAACGTCGCCCGAAGGCGTCATCGGAGGCGCCCTCGGCATGCGCGAGCGCCCCGACCGGCTGCGCACGCTGGAGCGGATCGGCGTGCCCGTGCTGCTGCTGGCCGGCGAAGAAGACACCGTCGTCCCCCCTGAAAAAAGATTCCCGCTCGCAAAGCCGAACGTGGTCCGCACGGAGCTGAAAGCGACGGGCCACATGAGCATGATGGAAAATCCGGAAGCGTTCGCCCGCGCGGTCGCAGACTTTGTCCGGCTGGCGGAGGGGGCTGCAAGCGATGTATGA
- a CDS encoding DUF6483 family protein, translated as MYDRDYLMRLINQTSVMLARIMGLKEQQKPEQALEEIDEFLGKELRMRARLALGLSDSDLIGMLSVGGVPNPEMIGTLAAFLHEEGDLLRESGRANDSLPRYEKSFRLIVHVLATNGPIDGLKLEERAETLLAKLAPYEAASTTKRAAWSWLELSGKYADAENALYELFELKAVTSEEGNAFYDRLSELADETLAAGGLPRAELDDGREQWNLLAGETAS; from the coding sequence ATGTATGACCGGGATTACCTGATGCGGCTCATCAACCAGACGTCCGTCATGCTGGCCCGGATTATGGGGTTGAAAGAACAGCAAAAACCGGAACAGGCGCTGGAGGAGATCGACGAGTTTTTGGGCAAGGAGCTGCGGATGCGGGCCCGGCTCGCCCTCGGGCTGTCCGATTCCGATCTGATCGGAATGCTGTCCGTCGGCGGCGTTCCGAATCCGGAGATGATCGGAACATTGGCGGCCTTTTTGCACGAGGAAGGCGATTTGCTGCGCGAATCGGGACGGGCGAACGACAGCTTGCCCCGTTATGAAAAATCGTTCAGGCTGATCGTGCACGTGCTCGCAACGAACGGCCCGATCGACGGGCTCAAGCTCGAGGAACGGGCGGAAACGCTATTGGCGAAGCTCGCCCCGTACGAAGCGGCTTCCACGACGAAGCGGGCGGCATGGAGCTGGCTGGAGCTCTCGGGGAAGTACGCGGACGCCGAAAATGCGCTCTACGAGCTATTCGAGCTGAAAGCCGTCACTTCCGAGGAAGGAAACGCGTTTTACGACCGGCTGTCGGAGCTTGCGGACGAGACGCTCGCGGCGGGCGGACTGCCGAGGGCGGAGCTGGACGACGGCCGGGAACAATGGAATCTGCTTGCGGGAGAGACGGCGTCATGA